The genomic interval CGCGAGGCCCGGGATCACCCAGCCGGCCCCGTCGGCGTCGGTGCCCACCAGCATCGGCACCCCCGCCTCCGCGAACACGCGGGTGAGGCGGCGCTTGGCCTCCCAGTCCTCCGCGAGCGCGTCCTGGGTGGCGCCGGGCAGCTCGGCGAGGGTCGCCGAGGCGTCCTTCCAGGCCGCGAGCTCCTCAGGGTGGACGTACTTCGCGCGCGGATCGTCCAGATGGACGGGCTGGTCGCCGAAGTTCTGGGTGTGCAGACGGATGAGGGTCGGGCAGTTCCAGGTCTCGTGCTCGACGAACAGCGCCGCGAGCTCCTGGGCCTTGCGCTCGTCGTAGGTGCGGCCGGCCAGCTCGTACGCCGCCGCGACCTGCGCGCTCGTGCTCTTGGACGGGTTGACGACCATCTTCAGCAGGGACTTCTCGAAGGCCTTGGACAGGAACCGAAGCGGCGGCAGCGGGGGCAGCGACCGGCTCATGGCCCGCACCTGCTCCTCGCGCCGCGAGCTCGCCGCCACGAGCGCCGTGCGCGGCCCCAGATGCTCGATGCAGCGCAGCCCCTCGCGGGCCGCCTCCCGGGGGTCGAGATCCTCCGGCAGATGGCCCGCCATCGGGATCCCGGCCTCGTTCGCCGCGCGGAGGGCGGCCATGAACGTGCGGGCGGAGGTGAAGGCGGCCTTGATGAAATCGGCGCCGTGCTCGGCCTCGTGCCGCACCGTGCGGGCCGCTGCGCTCGCGGTGCCGGCGTTCAAGGGGGTGAGCAGCTCCCCCGGGAGGGCCAGCAGGCGGGGCGCGCCCGGAGGCTCGCGCAGGGTGCCGGCCGCACGGCGCTCGAGGAGCTCGTCGCTCCCGGACATCTGGCGGTAGCCCGCGACGCCCGCGGCGAGCATGAGGGCGTAGGCGCCGTCGACCTCGTCGGGGTGGTTGAGCGGATGGGCGTGGGCGTCGACGAAGGCGGGGATCACGCAGCGCCCCGCGGCGTCGACCACCGCGACGTCCGGGCCGTGGCCCTCGGGCGCATGGGCGGAGATCGACGCGATCGTGCCCCCGTCCAGACGGATGTCCTGGTGAGGGGTGCTCGTCCCCCTCTCCACGTCGATCACGGTGACGTCGGCGAGGACCGTCGGTCCCTCTCGGGCGGGTGTCGTGACAGAGGCGGAATCAGGCATATGGGCAGGCTACGTGAGGAATCTCGCCCGTGGTCGACAATCGGCGCCGACCCTCGACCGGCCGGTCGGAGGCCGCCGTCCGGGCAGGGCGCCGTGGTGTACTGGCCGGATGGAGCCACGACGCCGCGTCGGCCTACGCCGACCCGCGAGGACCGCGCTGGACGACTACGACCGGGCTGCCGAGGCCGCCGCGGCGACCGTGATCGCCCGGTACTCGACCTCCTTCGGCCTCGCGACCCGGCTGCTGCACGGCGTGGTCCGTCGACGCACCCGGTCCGTGTACGCCCTCGTGCGGGTGGCCGACGAGATCGTCGACGGCGCCGCCGCCGGTGCCGGGCTCGGCCCGGACGTGATCGCGCAGCGCCTCGACGACTACGAGCGCGAGACGGAGACGGCGCTCGCCACCGGCTTCAGCACCGATCTCGTGGTCCACGCCTTCGCGACCGCGGCCCGCGCGACGGGCATCGGCACCGACCTCACCCGGCCCTTCTTCGCCGCGATGCGCGCCGACCTCGCGATCTCCGCGCACACCGAGGACACCTTCGAGCGCTACGTCTACGGCTCCGCGGAGGTGGTCGGGCTGATGTGCCTGCGGGTCTTCATGACGGATGCGGCGGAGACACCGGTCGAGCCGCCGCCGCACCTCGTGACCGGCGCCCGGCGGCTCGGGGCCG from Brachybacterium huguangmaarense carries:
- a CDS encoding amidohydrolase family protein, whose protein sequence is MPDSASVTTPAREGPTVLADVTVIDVERGTSTPHQDIRLDGGTIASISAHAPEGHGPDVAVVDAAGRCVIPAFVDAHAHPLNHPDEVDGAYALMLAAGVAGYRQMSGSDELLERRAAGTLREPPGAPRLLALPGELLTPLNAGTASAAARTVRHEAEHGADFIKAAFTSARTFMAALRAANEAGIPMAGHLPEDLDPREAAREGLRCIEHLGPRTALVAASSRREEQVRAMSRSLPPLPPLRFLSKAFEKSLLKMVVNPSKSTSAQVAAAYELAGRTYDERKAQELAALFVEHETWNCPTLIRLHTQNFGDQPVHLDDPRAKYVHPEELAAWKDASATLAELPGATQDALAEDWEAKRRLTRVFAEAGVPMLVGTDADGAGWVIPGLAIHDEFDLLAGSGVSPLRILQMATLDAARFFGRQDVAGRVELGFEADLVLLEENPVADHRALHGIAGVVRDGVHRSREDLDEVLARLEAAPCAR
- a CDS encoding squalene/phytoene synthase family protein; translation: MEPRRRVGLRRPARTALDDYDRAAEAAAATVIARYSTSFGLATRLLHGVVRRRTRSVYALVRVADEIVDGAAAGAGLGPDVIAQRLDDYERETETALATGFSTDLVVHAFATAARATGIGTDLTRPFFAAMRADLAISAHTEDTFERYVYGSAEVVGLMCLRVFMTDAAETPVEPPPHLVTGARRLGAAFQKVNFLRDLAADVGERGRAYFPGVDPVQLDDADRDRLLADIDADLAAARAVIDELPGSSRLAVLSAHDLFAELSRCLARVPASTLLTTRVRVPDARKALVVARAAAVERRGRGARPRTGDEARRASGSGGAGTGP